The proteins below are encoded in one region of Chitinispirillales bacterium:
- a CDS encoding transketolase, whose protein sequence is MSKQILQKVADNVRILSLSMVEKAKSGHPGGAMGGSDFISVLYSEFLNFDPDDPEWIFRDRFFLDPGHMSPMLYSILHLIGKYSIQEIQNFRQWKSPTHGHPEVDVSRGIENTSGPLGLGAAMGVGAAIAERFYAHRFGEWTSHKTYVFVSDGGMQEEIAFGVGRISGLLGLSNLIMFFDSNDIQLSHTTDKTTSEDTPSKYKSWGWRVETVDGNNVDEIRAALKRAVEEKEKPTLIIGKTIMGKGALTVDGKSFERQVSTHGQPLSNAGVDIAKTIKNLGGNPDEPFTVFEEVKDFFVKTLEEKRKIAKKAKEIQWKWEKENVELAKKLFEMFSKIPQNVDFSKVTSPVNSATRNASGAVLSYFAQNIGNMVVSSADLSNSDQTGKFLEKSKEFSYHDFSGGFLQAGVAELTMASIMNGLCLHGGIVPVCATFFVFSDYMKPAIRIAALQEIPVKYVFTHDSFRVGEDGPTHQPVEQEIQLRLLERVKNSKNEPSLLVLRPADCPETIAAWEIAYNNTNSPTALILTRQNVDDLPAQNSDRRKEAECAKNGCYIVLKEKSEKPDIILLANGSEVSLLYGVAKELEKENMSVRVVSAVCEGLFRMQSEEYQNRILPKFGVPIFGLTAGLPDSLLSLSGVFGKVVGHEKFGASAPAKVLDEKFGYTISTVKEKVKDYLEEYKRMLSAIK, encoded by the coding sequence ATGTCAAAACAAATACTGCAAAAAGTCGCCGATAACGTGCGAATCTTATCACTTTCTATGGTTGAAAAAGCGAAATCCGGACATCCCGGCGGCGCAATGGGCGGTTCGGATTTCATATCGGTTTTATATTCGGAATTTCTTAATTTTGATCCCGATGATCCGGAATGGATTTTTAGAGATAGATTTTTTCTTGATCCCGGGCACATGTCGCCTATGCTGTATTCCATTTTACATTTGATAGGCAAATATTCTATTCAGGAAATACAGAATTTTCGTCAGTGGAAAAGCCCCACGCACGGGCATCCTGAAGTAGATGTTTCACGCGGGATAGAAAACACGTCAGGACCGCTTGGCTTAGGCGCGGCTATGGGCGTCGGCGCTGCAATCGCAGAAAGATTTTACGCTCATAGATTCGGCGAATGGACTTCTCATAAAACCTACGTTTTTGTTTCGGACGGCGGAATGCAGGAAGAAATCGCTTTCGGTGTCGGAAGAATTTCCGGGCTTTTAGGACTTTCAAACTTGATAATGTTTTTTGACTCAAACGATATTCAATTGTCGCACACAACCGACAAAACTACAAGTGAAGATACTCCGTCCAAGTATAAATCTTGGGGTTGGCGCGTTGAAACGGTTGACGGAAATAATGTTGATGAAATTCGCGCCGCGCTCAAGAGAGCGGTCGAAGAAAAAGAAAAACCGACATTAATTATCGGAAAAACGATTATGGGGAAAGGCGCGTTGACGGTTGACGGAAAATCGTTTGAAAGACAGGTTTCTACGCACGGACAGCCTTTATCAAACGCAGGGGTCGATATTGCAAAAACTATAAAAAACTTGGGTGGAAATCCCGACGAGCCGTTTACGGTTTTTGAGGAAGTGAAAGATTTCTTCGTAAAAACTCTTGAAGAAAAGCGCAAAATCGCAAAAAAAGCAAAAGAAATTCAGTGGAAATGGGAAAAAGAAAATGTCGAACTTGCAAAAAAATTATTCGAGATGTTTTCAAAAATTCCTCAAAATGTTGATTTCTCAAAAGTGACTTCACCTGTAAATTCTGCTACACGTAACGCAAGCGGAGCGGTTTTATCATATTTTGCACAAAACATCGGTAATATGGTTGTTTCATCGGCTGATTTGTCAAACAGCGACCAAACCGGTAAATTTTTGGAAAAAAGCAAAGAATTTTCGTATCACGATTTTTCCGGCGGTTTTTTGCAAGCCGGTGTCGCCGAACTTACGATGGCGAGCATTATGAACGGCTTGTGTTTACATGGTGGAATTGTGCCGGTTTGCGCGACGTTTTTTGTATTTTCGGATTATATGAAACCTGCGATTCGCATTGCGGCGTTACAGGAAATTCCCGTGAAATATGTATTTACGCACGATTCTTTCAGAGTCGGCGAGGACGGACCGACACACCAGCCGGTCGAGCAGGAAATTCAACTACGCCTTTTGGAAAGAGTAAAAAACTCCAAAAATGAGCCGTCGCTTTTAGTTTTACGCCCTGCGGATTGTCCCGAAACAATAGCGGCTTGGGAAATTGCGTACAATAATACAAATTCTCCGACCGCGCTTATTTTGACACGGCAAAACGTGGATGACTTACCGGCTCAAAACAGCGACCGTAGAAAGGAAGCCGAATGTGCGAAAAACGGTTGTTATATAGTGCTTAAAGAAAAATCGGAGAAACCGGATATTATTTTGCTTGCAAACGGTTCGGAAGTCAGTTTGCTTTACGGCGTAGCAAAGGAGTTGGAAAAAGAAAATATGTCTGTTCGCGTCGTTTCTGCTGTATGCGAAGGACTTTTCAGAATGCAATCTGAGGAATATCAAAATAGAATTTTACCAAAATTCGGAGTGCCGATTTTCGGACTTACTGCCGGACTTCCCGACTCGCTTTTGTCGCTTTCGGGGGTGTTTGGAAAAGTTGTAGGACACGAA